Below is a genomic region from Sulfitobacter sp. OXR-159.
ACGCGCTGCGCCGCATTGGGCTGCAACCAGCGGCGACCGTCTATGTGCAGTCCGTGGTCGAGGAGGAATCCACCGGCAACGGCGCGTTGCAGACCTTCCTGCAAGGCTACACCGCCGATGCGGTTTTCATTCCCGAACCCGAAGAAGAAATGTTGGTGCGCGCCAATACCGGCGTCATCTGGTTTCAGGTGCAGGTGCGCGGCGTGCCCGTCCATGTGCGCGAAATGGGCGAAGGGGCCAATGCCATCGACGCGGCCACCCGCGTGATGACCGCCCTGCGCGAGATGGAGGAGGACTGGAACGCCGAGAAAGGCGACCACCCGCATTTCGAAGACGAAGCGCATCCCATTAACCTCAACATCGGCAAGATCGAAGGCGGTGATTGGGCGTCATCGGTGCCGTCATGGTGCAACATCGATTGCCGCGTTTCCATCTATCCGGGCCGCAACGCCGAAGACGCCGCGCGGGAGATCACCGAGCGGGTCAAAGCCTTTGCCCAGACCGACAGCTTCCTGTCCAACAACCCGCCCAAGGTGGTCTTTAACGGTTTCCACGCCGAAGGCTATGTGCTGGAGCCCGGCAGCGATGCCGAAGCGGTGCTGGAACGCGCCCACGAATACGCCATCGGCGCGCCGCTGCAGTCCTTTATGACAGCAGGCTATCTCGATACGCGGGTCTATGCGCTGTATAACAAGATCCCGGCGCTCTGTTACGGGCCGAAGTCTCGCAACATCCACGGGATCAACGAATCCGTCAGCCTGAGTTCGGTCAAAAAGATCACTCAAGCCATGGCGCTGTTTATCGCCGAATGGTGCGGGACCGAGGGCATCACCCCATGACCGAGGTCGGGATCACGCCTCAGGGCGGCTTGCCCCCCTTTCTCAGCGGTGTGCTGGCCGAAGAGAGCGGCAACAAGACCGATCTTCTAGCGCAAGATCCGCCCGCCTTTGACGCGGCACGCGCGGCAGAGGTTGCCTTGCAGCGCTATGGTATCTCGGGTGAGATCGAACCGCTTGCCGCTGAGAAAGACGCGAACTTCCTGATTACCCTCACTACGGGCGAAAAGGCGCTACTAAAGATCACCAACGCCGCCGAAGACCGCGCGGTGACCGACATGCAGACTGCCGCGCTCATGCATCTGGCCACCGCTGATCCCGAACTGCCCGTGCAACGCATCTGCGCCAGCCTCAATGGCAAGGCGGCCGAGGTTGCCACAGCGGCTGACGGTCAGCCCCATGTCGTCCGCCTGATGTCTTTCCTCGGCGGCACCGTCCTCAGCAATGCCACGCCGCGCCCCGGCCTGCACCGCGCCTTGGGCGATTTTCACGCGCGGGTCGCCCTTGGGCTGCGCGGTTTTTTCCATCCGGCGGGGGGGCATTTTCTGCAGTGGGACATCAAACAGGCAGGCCATCTGCGCCCGCTGCTGGCGGATGTGCAAGACGCCGAGCTGTGCGCCCAACTGGGGCGCACCCTCGATCACTTTGATGCAGAAGTCGCGCCCCAGCTTCCACATCTGCGGGCACAGGTCGTTCATAACGACTTCAATCCGCACAATATTCTGGTCGACGCGCCAGAGGCCCAGCACCCCGTCGGACTGATCGACTTCGGCGATATGGTGCATACGCCGCTGGCCTGCGATCTGGCGGTGGCCTGCTCCTATCAACTCGGCCAAGGCGCGGACCCGCTGCAAGATGTTTGCGAGATGGTCACGGGCTTTGCCAAACGCCTGCCGCTGGAGGCTGAGGAAATCGCGCTTTTGCCCAGTCTGATCCGGCTGCGCCATGCCACCACCTTGGCGATCGGCGCTTCCCGCGCCCGGCGCTATCCCGACAACGCCCCCTATATCCTGCGCAACGCCGCCGCCTCGCAACGCGGGTTGGCCGCACTCGACCATGTGGGCGACGCCGCCGCGATCAAAGCCCTGCACCGTGCTGCGGGAACGGAGTGACCGATGACCATGATCAACGCCTATGACAGCGCCCAAGCCGACGCCCTCAGCCCGGACGACCGCGCCCTGATCGACCGCCGCGCCAAGGCGCTCGGCCCCGCCTACCGGCTGTTCTACGACCAGCCGCTGCATATCACGCGCAGTGAGGGTGTCTGGCTCTGGGATAAGGACGGACGCAAATACCTCGACGCCTATAACAACGTCGCCTCGGTCGGCCATTGCCACCCCCGCGTGGTCGAGGCGATCACCCAGCAGTTGGGCGTGTTGAACACCCACACCCGCTATCTGCATGAAAACGTGGTGACTTACGCGGAACGGCTGCTGGCCACCATGCCCGGCGCACTCGGTCATGTCATGTTCACCTGCACCGGGTCCGAGGCGAATGACATCGCCCTGCGCATCGCCCGTAGCTATACCCGGCGCGAGGGCGTCATCGTCACCCGCCTTGCCTATCACGGGCTGACCGAAGCGGTGGCGGAACTGTCCCCATCCTTGGGCGATTTCATCCCGCGCAGCCCGCGCATCCGGCTGATCGACGCGCCCGACACGCTGCGCATTCCAGCCGCGGAGCAGGGCGCGAAACTCGCCGCCGATCTGGCCCAAGCGATTGCCGAGATGCGCGCCGATGGGATCGAGCCTGCGGCTTTCATCGTCGATACGATCTTTTCCAGCGACGGGCTGCACCCCGATCTGGCAGGGTTCCTGCAACCGGCGGTCGATCTGATCCGCGCCGAGGGGGGGCTCTTCATCGCTGACGAAGTGCAGCCCGGCTTTGCCCGCACCGGCGACGCCTTCTGGGGGTTCCAGCGCCACGGGCTGGTGCCTGACATGGTCACGATGGGCAAGCCGATGGGCAATGGCTTCCCCCTTTCCGGCACCGCGATGCGGCCAGAGTTGGTGCAAGAATTCGGAGAAAAAGCGCGGTATTTCAACACCTTTGGTGGCAACCCGGTGGCCGCGGCTGCGGGTATGGCGGTGCTTGACGTGATCGCGGATGAAGGGTTGCAGAACAATGCTGCCACGGTCGGCGGGGCCCTCAAGAACGGCTTGCAAGACATCGCGGCGCGTTACCCCGAGATCGGCCATGTGCGCGGCGCGGGGCTGTTTCTGGCCGTTGAATGCGTCACTTCGCGCGCAACCAATGCCCCCGACGCCGCCCGCGCCAAATTCGTGGTGAACCACATGCGCCAGAATGGCGTCTTGATCAGCGCCACCGGGCCGGGGGCCAATGTGCTGAAGATCCGCCCGCCCCTTGTGTTGCAGCAGCCCGAAGCCGCTCTGTTTCTCGACGTGGCAGAGGCCGCCTTTGCCGCGGCGCGCGCCGCGGGTATATAAACCGCCAGCGCCCTACTCCGCCTCGCGCAAGGACCGCTCCCGCGCGCGGGCCTCGGTCAGCCATTCCGGATCCATCTGCGGCACCGAGGTCAGCAACCGTTTGGTATAGGCCTGCTTTGGCGCGCCGAAGATCTCATCGCGCCCGCCCTGTTCGACGATCTGGCCGTTCTTCAGTACGATCACCTTATGGGCAATCGCCTCAACCGTGGCCAAGTCATGGGTGATGAACATGAAGGTCAGGTCCAGCTCGGTCTGCAAACGCACCAGCAGCCGCAAGATCCCCTCGGCCACCAGTTGATCGAGCGCACTGGTCACCTCGTCGCAGATGATGAACTCCGGCTCGGCGGCCAGCGCGCGGGCGATGCCAACGCGCTGCTTCTGACCGCCGGAAAGCTCGCTGGGTTTGCGGTCAAGGAAGGCGCGGTCAAGATCGACCAAATCCATCAGTTCCTCCACCCGCGCCCGAAGCACCCGGCCCTTGCGGCCCGTGAACTTGCGCACCGGGCGGGACAAAATCTCGCGGATATTGTGGCGCGGGTTCAACGAGGTATCCGCCGATTGATAGATCATCTGGATATTGCGCAGCGTCTCGGCCCCGCGTTTGGCCAATCGCGGTTCCAGCGGCGCGTCGTTCCAGAAAAACTGCCCCGAGGCGGGGGGCAGCAGCCCCGCGATCACCCGCGCGAGAGTGGATTTCCCCGACCCGCTTTCCCCCACCACCGCCGTGGTCTGGCCGCGCGGAAAGGTGAAGTTGAGATTATCCAGCACGGTCATCGGCCCATAGGCCGCCGAAACCCCCTCGCAGCGGATCAGCGCCGGAGCCTCCCCCGCCTCAGCGTCGGGGCGGCGAAACGACCGCACGGCCCAGAGCGAGCGGGTGTATTCCTCCTGCGGAGCGTCCAGCATGGTCTTGGTCGGTGCGGTCTCGATCGCCTCACCATCCTTCATCACGCAGATGCGGTCGGCCATCTGGCTGACCACCGCCAAATCATGCGTGATGTAGATCGCCGCCGTGTCATATTGCTCTACAATGTCGCGAATGGCGCCTAGCACTTCGATCTGGGTGGTGACGTCTAAGGCGGTCGTTGGCTCGTCAAAGATGATCAGGTCGGGGCGACAGGCCATGGCCATGGCCGTCATCGCCCGCTGCAACTGGCCGCCCGACACTTGGTGCGGATAGCGAAAGCCGATCTCTTCGGGGTTGGGCAGTTGCATCTGGCGGTAGAGGGCCACGGCGTCCTGCTTTGCCGCCGCGCGGCCCGAGACACCGTGCAGGCGCGGCGCTTCGGTATATTGGTCGATCAGCGTCTTGGCGGGGTTAAAGCTTGCCGCGGCGGACTGGGCGACATAGGCGATCCGCTTGCCGTGCAGACGGCGCAAGTGCCCGCCCGCCATGCCGATCAATTCGGTCCCGTCGAATTCGACGCTGCCCCCGGCGAAACGGACCCCGTCGCGGACATAGCCCATCGCCGCCAACCCGGCCGAGCTTTTGCCCGCCCCGCTTTCACCGACAAGGCCCAGCACCTCCCCTCGGTCGAGTTCCAGATCAAGCCCTTTGATAATCACACTGGGCCGCGCGCGGCTGCCTGCCTCAAGCCGGAGACCGCGAATGTTCAGAAGATTTCCCATATGCTTGGCCCCTGCTCGGTTAACTTTTCAGACCGCTGGCGCGGTGCAGCATCCAATCGACGATCAGGTTGATCGCAACGGTCAGCAAGGCGATGGCCGCCGCCGGGATCAGCGGGGTGATATCCCCAAAGCTGATCAAGGTGGCGTTTTCCTTTACCATCGATCCCCAGTCCGCCGTGGGTGGCTGAATCCCGATGCCGAGAAAGGACAGCGCCGCGATAAAGAGGAACACGAAACAAAAGCGCACCCCAAACTCGGCGATCAAGGTCGACCAGATGTTGGGCAAAATTTCGCGGCGCAGCAGCCATGGTGTGCGCTCTCCGCGCAGCCTTGCGGCTTCGACGAAATCAAGGCCGACCACATTCATCGCCGCAGCCCGCGACAGCCGGTAGACCGGCGCCACATAGATCACCGCGATCACCCCGACCATATTCGGGATCGACGGGCCGACGATGGCCAAGAGCATCAGCGCCAAGATCAACGGCGGCACGGCCATCAGCACATCGACCAAGCGCGACAGGACTTCGTCCAGCCAGCCGCCTTTGAGCGCGGCCAGCATCCCCAGCGTTGACCCGACCGAAAAGGAAATAGCCGTCGTCAGCAGCGCCAGCCCGACCGTATTGCGCGCCCCAAAGATCATGCGCGACAGCATATCGCGGCCCAGATTGTCGGTGCCCAGCGGATGCGCCGCACTCCATGGCAAATAGGCATCGCCCACCACCTGCGTCTCGCCATA
It encodes:
- a CDS encoding ArgE/DapE family deacylase, whose translation is MTLDPDLKSRILQAVEDGFAEQVSFSQQLVQTPSLRGHEHAIQDLLFRNLQSRGYAMDRFKMDRAAIEAHPGGSRYSDDHSDAPIVVGIHRPRDEAGRSLILQSHLDVVPEGLHDMWDDPPFSAKIDGDWMYGRGAGDMKAGAAANIFALDALRRIGLQPAATVYVQSVVEEESTGNGALQTFLQGYTADAVFIPEPEEEMLVRANTGVIWFQVQVRGVPVHVREMGEGANAIDAATRVMTALREMEEDWNAEKGDHPHFEDEAHPINLNIGKIEGGDWASSVPSWCNIDCRVSIYPGRNAEDAAREITERVKAFAQTDSFLSNNPPKVVFNGFHAEGYVLEPGSDAEAVLERAHEYAIGAPLQSFMTAGYLDTRVYALYNKIPALCYGPKSRNIHGINESVSLSSVKKITQAMALFIAEWCGTEGITP
- a CDS encoding phosphotransferase produces the protein MTEVGITPQGGLPPFLSGVLAEESGNKTDLLAQDPPAFDAARAAEVALQRYGISGEIEPLAAEKDANFLITLTTGEKALLKITNAAEDRAVTDMQTAALMHLATADPELPVQRICASLNGKAAEVATAADGQPHVVRLMSFLGGTVLSNATPRPGLHRALGDFHARVALGLRGFFHPAGGHFLQWDIKQAGHLRPLLADVQDAELCAQLGRTLDHFDAEVAPQLPHLRAQVVHNDFNPHNILVDAPEAQHPVGLIDFGDMVHTPLACDLAVACSYQLGQGADPLQDVCEMVTGFAKRLPLEAEEIALLPSLIRLRHATTLAIGASRARRYPDNAPYILRNAAASQRGLAALDHVGDAAAIKALHRAAGTE
- a CDS encoding aspartate aminotransferase family protein, translating into MTMINAYDSAQADALSPDDRALIDRRAKALGPAYRLFYDQPLHITRSEGVWLWDKDGRKYLDAYNNVASVGHCHPRVVEAITQQLGVLNTHTRYLHENVVTYAERLLATMPGALGHVMFTCTGSEANDIALRIARSYTRREGVIVTRLAYHGLTEAVAELSPSLGDFIPRSPRIRLIDAPDTLRIPAAEQGAKLAADLAQAIAEMRADGIEPAAFIVDTIFSSDGLHPDLAGFLQPAVDLIRAEGGLFIADEVQPGFARTGDAFWGFQRHGLVPDMVTMGKPMGNGFPLSGTAMRPELVQEFGEKARYFNTFGGNPVAAAAGMAVLDVIADEGLQNNAATVGGALKNGLQDIAARYPEIGHVRGAGLFLAVECVTSRATNAPDAARAKFVVNHMRQNGVLISATGPGANVLKIRPPLVLQQPEAALFLDVAEAAFAAARAAGI
- a CDS encoding ABC transporter ATP-binding protein, whose amino-acid sequence is MGNLLNIRGLRLEAGSRARPSVIIKGLDLELDRGEVLGLVGESGAGKSSAGLAAMGYVRDGVRFAGGSVEFDGTELIGMAGGHLRRLHGKRIAYVAQSAAASFNPAKTLIDQYTEAPRLHGVSGRAAAKQDAVALYRQMQLPNPEEIGFRYPHQVSGGQLQRAMTAMAMACRPDLIIFDEPTTALDVTTQIEVLGAIRDIVEQYDTAAIYITHDLAVVSQMADRICVMKDGEAIETAPTKTMLDAPQEEYTRSLWAVRSFRRPDAEAGEAPALIRCEGVSAAYGPMTVLDNLNFTFPRGQTTAVVGESGSGKSTLARVIAGLLPPASGQFFWNDAPLEPRLAKRGAETLRNIQMIYQSADTSLNPRHNIREILSRPVRKFTGRKGRVLRARVEELMDLVDLDRAFLDRKPSELSGGQKQRVGIARALAAEPEFIICDEVTSALDQLVAEGILRLLVRLQTELDLTFMFITHDLATVEAIAHKVIVLKNGQIVEQGGRDEIFGAPKQAYTKRLLTSVPQMDPEWLTEARARERSLREAE
- a CDS encoding ABC transporter permease, with the protein product MKSLLKSAPPSAIFGMVVLAIVAFTGVFAPIVAPYGETQVVGDAYLPWSAAHPLGTDNLGRDMLSRMIFGARNTVGLALLTTAISFSVGSTLGMLAALKGGWLDEVLSRLVDVLMAVPPLILALMLLAIVGPSIPNMVGVIAVIYVAPVYRLSRAAAMNVVGLDFVEAARLRGERTPWLLRREILPNIWSTLIAEFGVRFCFVFLFIAALSFLGIGIQPPTADWGSMVKENATLISFGDITPLIPAAAIALLTVAINLIVDWMLHRASGLKS